A region of the Campylobacter cuniculorum DSM 23162 = LMG 24588 genome:
TTTAAAGCTTTCATCAATAGGCTTGACTAGCAAATTATCGCCCATAGCCGTTTCAAATTCCTTTACAAACTCATCGTGTCTTTGTTTAAAATCAAGATATTTGGTTTTAAATTCATCTAGAGTTAAATCTTCTTGCATGAGGTTGTCAAATTCACTTTCAAAATCTTTAGCCTTTTGCACTAAAGAACTATCCAAATGAAAACTCACAGCATAAGAAACATAAGTTTGCAATTTACTTTTTTCTCTATCAATCCCCATCCAAGTATCAGAAACGATATTTTTAAAAGATGATTTTTCTATTTTATTAGCATCTTTTAGTTGATTTTTTTGCATGAAAGCATAAAATTCACTCATATCTTTTTGCTTTATATTGTTATCAAAGCCGTTGATTTTACCATAAAGAGTGCTTTTGGCTTCTTTCATTTTAAGTCCTTTGCTCATAAAAAGCTCTTGTAAAACATCATTTTTAGTAAAATTATCCCTAAGAGTGATATTCAATTCTCTCTCAATTTGTTCTTTATTAAAATTTGCACCAAATTTATCAAAATTTTGCAAATTTTCTTTGTAAAAATGACCCAATTCTTTCGCCCAATCCACATAATCATATAGGGCTTGAGAACCAAGTTTTATTGTAGTTAAAGTCTGATCTAAATCTTTTATCCAATTTACATAAATCTTATAATCCTTTGGTAACCCAGCAGCCTCATTAAAATCGCTTGTAAAAAAGCCATCTTTATCCACACCATAACCTAAGACTTTATCTACCGCTTGTGATTTATCATTAACTAAATTTGAATTTATTTCTTTGTTTTGTTTAAAGTGTTGCTTTGAAGAAATATTATTATTTATTTGAGTATTCTTGTTTGAATTTAAATTATCTGTATTGTTTATATAATTTGAATAAGAATTTATCATTTGACTGCCTTTAAGATAAATTTTTATTAAATCGGTAAAAATGATTTTTTCTTTTAATTCTGAAAATACCGGCTATTAAAATCTGATTTCATATATTTTTACATTTACTTGCAATTTTTGGCTATTTATATAATTATTAACTTTTTTTATCTTTTAAAAATAATTCTTTAAAACGTTTGTTTGCATATTCTTCAATATCTTTTTGCAAAAGAGAATAATTTTCCATAAGCTCTATGGCTCTTGGCGTAAGTTTTGTCCCAGAATCCTTGCTACGTCCTTGCTTTGTAACGACAAGATCTTCTTGACTATTTTTTTGTAAAACCTGCAAATGAGTCCAAGCTTTTTTATAATTTATCCCCATAATCTTTGAGGCATGGAGCAAACTCCCTGTTTGAGCGATGAGTTCTAAAAGCTCGGTTTTTCCCTTGCCAAAAAGCAAATCTCCGTCCGCATTTTCTATCCAAGTTTTAGTCTTTACTACAAATTTCTTGCCTCTTTTTTCTTTAAAACAACCTAATAAACAATATTTCACATCGATTTTATAGCTTTTTAAAGCAGAGCGTATGCTTTTTAAATTATAATGTTTTTTAGCTAATTCTCTAGCATCCTTGCAAAAAATTCGACGCTTTTCATCGAGTTTTGGTTCTAAAATTTTAAGCACCTCTATTTTTGGTTTTTCAAACTCAAGATGTCCAAATTGTCCTAACTCACAATTATCAATACGAATTTGATTTTCATCGGCAATTTGTCCAATTTCTTCTATATTTTTGTTAAATTTCT
Encoded here:
- a CDS encoding winged helix-turn-helix domain-containing protein — encoded protein: MKELLNSNEKLDCGTAFKIAKKFNKNIEEIGQIADENQIRIDNCELGQFGHLEFEKPKIEVLKILEPKLDEKRRIFCKDARELAKKHYNLKSIRSALKSYKIDVKYCLLGCFKEKRGKKFVVKTKTWIENADGDLLFGKGKTELLELIAQTGSLLHASKIMGINYKKAWTHLQVLQKNSQEDLVVTKQGRSKDSGTKLTPRAIELMENYSLLQKDIEEYANKRFKELFLKDKKS